From a single Scylla paramamosain isolate STU-SP2022 chromosome 28, ASM3559412v1, whole genome shotgun sequence genomic region:
- the LOC135114669 gene encoding uncharacterized protein LOC135114669, protein MRAVILVLVSLAAVVAAGPTMKMYEKSNDKIYKRVLVPVSSTVIPLEDLPVLKVGAGVGVGSSITIDEKLRPDGPVKLVTIHTLDKSKKKKAENGKDSTSAALIEELTEEEYKTLTQQKQE, encoded by the exons ATGCGGGCGGTTATCCTGGTGCTGGTGTCCttggcggcagtggtggcggcgggacCTACCATGAAGATGTACGAGAAATCCAACGACAAAATCTACAAGCGGG tGCTGGTACCTGTGTCCTCCACCGTGATCCCCCTCGAGGACTTGCCCGTGTTGAAGGTGGGCGCTGGTGTGGGCGTGGGCTCTTCTATCACCATTGATGAGAAGCTGCGGCCTGACGGACCCGTGAAACTGGTGACGA TCCACACCCTCgacaagagcaagaagaagaaggccgAGAACGGTAAAGACTCCACCAGCGCCGCCCTTATCGAGGAACTCACTGAGGAGGAATACAAGACCCTCACACAGCAGAAGCAGGAGTAA